One Mycobacterium sp. SMC-4 DNA window includes the following coding sequences:
- the rpmI gene encoding 50S ribosomal protein L35, whose amino-acid sequence MPKAKTHSGASKRFRRTGTGKIVRQKANRRHLLEHKPSSRTRRLDGRTTVSGNDTKRIAKMLDG is encoded by the coding sequence ATGCCCAAGGCGAAGACCCACAGCGGCGCTTCGAAGCGGTTCCGTCGCACCGGCACCGGCAAGATCGTGCGGCAGAAGGCAAACCGTAGGCACCTGCTGGAGCACAAGCCGTCCAGCCGCACCCGCCGCCTCGACGGCCGCACCACAGTGTCCGGCAACGACACCAAGCGCATCGCGAAGATGCTGGACGGCTGA
- a CDS encoding oxygenase MpaB family protein, protein MRDNPLGPDSLTWKYFGDVRTGMLGVWIGAIQNMYPELGAGVEDHSILLREPLQRVARSVYPIMGVVYDGERAAQTGAQIRGYHKTIKGTDAHGRRYHALNPETFYWAHATFFMLIIKTAEYFCGGLTEAEKRQLFDEHVQWYRMYGMSMRPVPESWEGFCEYWDRKCREELEINQATLDIFSIRIPKPRFVLMPTVLWDQLFKPMVDAQRWIAAGVFDAAVREKAGLRWTPGDEILLRLFGKAVEIAFLAVPDEIRLHPRAVAAYRRTEGKTAVDAPLVEAPSFMAPPRDRRNMPMHYFPPHKSLLNRVGSLIHTTFSLAGVRPPNADKAA, encoded by the coding sequence GTGCGAGACAATCCCCTCGGCCCGGATTCGCTGACGTGGAAGTACTTCGGCGATGTCCGCACCGGCATGCTCGGAGTGTGGATCGGGGCGATCCAGAACATGTACCCGGAGTTGGGTGCCGGTGTCGAGGATCACTCGATCCTGTTGCGTGAGCCGCTGCAACGGGTGGCCCGTTCGGTGTACCCGATCATGGGGGTGGTCTACGACGGCGAGCGTGCCGCACAGACCGGCGCACAGATCCGCGGCTACCACAAGACCATCAAGGGCACCGACGCCCACGGACGCCGTTACCACGCGCTTAACCCCGAGACGTTCTACTGGGCCCACGCGACGTTCTTCATGCTGATCATCAAGACCGCCGAGTACTTCTGCGGCGGGCTGACCGAGGCCGAAAAGCGCCAGCTGTTCGACGAACATGTGCAGTGGTACCGGATGTACGGGATGAGTATGCGTCCGGTGCCTGAATCGTGGGAGGGCTTCTGCGAGTACTGGGACCGCAAGTGCCGCGAGGAGCTGGAGATCAACCAGGCCACGTTGGACATTTTCTCGATCCGCATTCCCAAGCCCCGGTTCGTGCTGATGCCGACCGTGCTGTGGGATCAGTTGTTCAAGCCCATGGTCGACGCTCAGCGGTGGATCGCTGCGGGAGTGTTCGATGCGGCCGTTCGCGAAAAGGCGGGTTTGCGATGGACGCCGGGCGACGAGATTCTGCTGCGGCTGTTCGGCAAGGCAGTCGAGATCGCGTTCCTCGCCGTCCCCGACGAGATCCGGCTGCATCCCCGTGCCGTGGCCGCCTACCGGCGCACGGAAGGCAAGACTGCAGTCGACGCTCCGCTGGTGGAAGCGCCGTCCTTCATGGCACCGCCACGGGACCGCCGGAATATGCCCATGCACTACTTCCCGCCGCACAAATCGCTGCTCAACCGTGTCGGGTCGCTCATCCACACCACGTTTTCGCTGGCCGGGGTACGCCCGCCGAACGCAGATAAGGCAGCCTGA
- the rplT gene encoding 50S ribosomal protein L20 → MARVKRAVNAQKKRRTILKASKGYRGQRSRLYRKAKEQQLHSLTYAYRDRRARKGEFRKLWISRINAAARANDITYNRLIQGLKAAGIEVDRKNLAEIAVSDAAAFTALVEAAKAALPADVNAPSGEAA, encoded by the coding sequence ATGGCACGCGTGAAGCGCGCAGTCAACGCGCAGAAGAAGCGGCGCACAATCCTCAAGGCTTCCAAGGGTTACCGCGGCCAGCGGTCGCGCCTGTACCGCAAGGCCAAGGAACAGCAGCTGCACTCCTTGACCTACGCTTACCGGGATCGCCGCGCCCGCAAGGGCGAGTTCCGCAAGCTGTGGATCTCGCGGATCAACGCGGCCGCCCGCGCCAACGACATCACCTACAACCGGCTGATCCAAGGGCTCAAGGCCGCCGGCATCGAGGTGGATCGTAAGAATCTCGCCGAGATCGCCGTCAGCGATGCGGCCGCCTTCACCGCGTTGGTGGAGGCTGCCAAGGCTGCGCTGCCCGCCGATGTCAACGCTCCGTCAGGCGAGGCTGCCTGA
- a CDS encoding RNA methyltransferase, translating into MVAATKLHRHTGRRRAARFLAEGPNLVEAALRRGVVSEVFATEVAVQRFQTLLTDVPVQLVTERAAKALSDTVTPVGLVAVCTMPEASLSHLVESRPRLVAVAVQIADPGNAGTLIRLADAMGADAVVLSGDAVDPYNAKCLRSSAGSIFALPVLEAPDTAALITALQEAGMTVLATTIDGEVPLDDAPLSGPTTWLFGSEAHGLSAATAAAADVRVRIPMAGSAESLNVAAAAAICLYQSARAHRR; encoded by the coding sequence GTGGTCGCGGCGACCAAGCTGCACCGCCACACCGGGCGCCGCCGCGCCGCACGCTTCCTCGCCGAGGGCCCCAATCTCGTCGAGGCAGCGTTGCGGCGCGGAGTCGTTTCCGAGGTGTTCGCCACCGAGGTTGCCGTACAGCGATTTCAGACGCTGCTGACAGACGTTCCGGTCCAACTGGTCACCGAGCGCGCCGCCAAGGCGCTGTCGGATACCGTGACTCCGGTTGGTCTGGTTGCCGTGTGCACGATGCCCGAGGCGTCGCTGTCTCACCTCGTGGAGAGTCGGCCACGATTGGTGGCCGTGGCCGTACAGATCGCCGATCCCGGTAATGCCGGAACGCTGATACGGCTCGCCGATGCCATGGGCGCCGACGCGGTGGTCCTTTCGGGCGACGCCGTCGACCCATACAACGCCAAGTGCCTGCGGTCGTCGGCGGGCAGCATCTTCGCGCTGCCAGTTCTCGAGGCGCCGGATACCGCCGCGCTGATCACCGCGCTGCAGGAAGCGGGCATGACGGTGCTGGCCACCACCATCGACGGCGAGGTGCCGCTCGATGATGCGCCGCTGTCGGGACCGACCACCTGGCTGTTCGGATCCGAGGCTCACGGGTTGTCTGCGGCCACCGCGGCTGCCGCGGACGTGCGAGTGCGCATTCCCATGGCCGGTAGTGCCGAGAGTCTGAATGTCGCTGCTGCCGCCGCGATCTGCTTGTACCAGAGCGCCCGGGCGCATCGACGATAA
- the pheS gene encoding phenylalanine--tRNA ligase subunit alpha: MADQPVDLSDDALAEAVSAAGRAFGAATSLDELARAKTEHLGDRSPVALARQSLGALPKADRADAGKRVNVARADTQRAYDERLAQLRAERDAAVLVAERIDVTLPSTRQPIGARHPITILGENIADTFIAMGWELAEGPEVETEQFNFDALNFPPDHPARSEQDTFHVAPDGSRQVLRTHTSPVQIRALLERELPVYIFSIGRTFRTDELDATHTPVFHQVEGLAVDQGLTMAHLRGTLDAFARAQFGPQGRTRFRPHFFPFTEPSAEVDIWFPNKKGGPGWVEWGGCGMVNPNVLRACGIDPDVYSGFAFGMGLERTLQFRNGIPDMRDMVEGDIRFSLPFGAGA, translated from the coding sequence GTGGCTGATCAGCCAGTAGACCTCTCAGACGATGCGCTGGCCGAAGCGGTCAGCGCAGCCGGGCGTGCGTTCGGTGCGGCCACCAGCCTCGACGAGCTTGCCCGGGCGAAGACCGAGCACCTCGGTGACCGCTCACCGGTCGCGCTGGCGCGACAGTCCCTGGGCGCGCTGCCCAAGGCCGACCGCGCCGACGCCGGCAAGCGTGTCAACGTCGCACGCGCCGATACGCAGCGTGCCTACGACGAACGGCTGGCCCAGCTGCGGGCCGAGCGCGACGCGGCCGTGCTGGTCGCCGAACGTATCGATGTCACCCTGCCCTCCACACGTCAGCCCATCGGTGCGCGGCACCCGATCACGATCCTGGGTGAGAACATCGCCGACACCTTCATCGCGATGGGCTGGGAGCTCGCCGAAGGTCCCGAGGTCGAGACCGAGCAATTCAACTTCGATGCGCTGAACTTTCCGCCCGACCATCCGGCGCGCAGTGAGCAGGACACCTTCCATGTGGCGCCGGACGGTTCCCGGCAGGTTCTGCGCACGCATACCTCTCCGGTGCAGATTCGCGCACTGCTGGAGCGCGAGCTGCCCGTCTACATCTTCTCGATCGGACGCACTTTCCGCACCGACGAACTCGACGCGACCCACACGCCGGTCTTTCATCAGGTCGAGGGTCTGGCCGTCGATCAGGGCCTGACGATGGCGCATCTGCGCGGAACGCTGGATGCGTTCGCCCGGGCCCAGTTCGGCCCGCAGGGGCGCACCCGCTTCCGGCCGCACTTCTTTCCGTTCACCGAGCCTTCTGCCGAGGTCGACATCTGGTTTCCGAACAAGAAGGGCGGACCGGGCTGGGTGGAGTGGGGCGGCTGCGGCATGGTCAATCCGAATGTGCTGCGCGCGTGCGGTATCGACCCCGACGTTTACTCCGGCTTCGCCTTCGGCATGGGATTGGAGCGCACCCTGCAGTTCCGCAACGGTATTCCGGACATGCGCGACATGGTCGAGGGAGACATCCGGTTCTCGCTGCCGTTCGGGGCGGGAGCCTGA
- a CDS encoding PE-PPE domain-containing protein, with protein sequence MKRIFVLLSAVAIGFAPGVAHGATALIVGGAGPYAELNEQQIRSALGGYFADYDLVKVPFPGWSTFAYSIDVGSDNMMAAIERTAGPKTIGGVSKGGPVIDEVLRRLMADPDRPPREELNAVIYGYPNRTVFESNGVEYRPLPETPYDILIVKAEYDGLADWPDDPRNFLAVVNALMGATQLHVNAAFYDINTVPREAPYYIETTNSLGGTTTSILIPTPILPLLRPLAPFGTNPFVRYLDASLRPIIDAAYDRPAAPTQSARTPVAQRSKVETDTSAEELVPVESPAVRETKVTADLADLTDRADLVADPPLPAKERTRPSRATDAGETSVRRAGSRAGVRSSTGSGESRTSTGRNP encoded by the coding sequence ATGAAGAGAATTTTCGTATTACTCAGCGCCGTGGCCATCGGGTTCGCACCCGGTGTGGCCCACGGCGCGACCGCGCTGATCGTCGGCGGGGCAGGGCCCTACGCCGAACTGAACGAACAACAGATCCGCTCCGCGCTCGGTGGGTATTTCGCGGACTACGACCTCGTCAAGGTGCCGTTCCCCGGCTGGTCGACCTTCGCCTACTCGATCGATGTCGGTTCCGACAACATGATGGCCGCCATCGAGCGGACAGCCGGACCGAAGACCATCGGCGGAGTATCCAAGGGCGGGCCGGTGATCGACGAGGTACTGCGTCGGTTGATGGCAGATCCAGACCGACCGCCGCGCGAGGAACTCAATGCCGTCATCTACGGCTATCCCAACCGCACCGTGTTCGAGAGCAACGGGGTCGAGTATCGTCCGCTGCCAGAAACCCCATACGACATTCTTATCGTCAAAGCCGAGTACGACGGCCTGGCCGACTGGCCGGACGATCCGAGGAATTTCCTGGCCGTGGTCAACGCGTTGATGGGTGCTACCCAGCTGCATGTGAACGCCGCGTTCTACGACATCAACACCGTGCCTCGGGAGGCGCCCTATTACATCGAGACCACCAATAGTCTGGGCGGAACCACAACGAGCATCCTGATTCCCACGCCGATCCTGCCGTTGTTGCGTCCGCTGGCGCCTTTCGGCACGAATCCCTTCGTGCGGTACCTGGACGCGAGCCTGCGACCGATCATCGATGCCGCCTACGACCGTCCCGCGGCGCCGACACAGTCCGCGAGGACACCTGTTGCGCAGCGGTCGAAGGTCGAAACCGACACGTCCGCAGAGGAGTTGGTGCCGGTCGAGTCACCCGCCGTGCGCGAGACCAAAGTCACCGCGGACCTCGCGGACCTCACGGACCGAGCAGACCTCGTCGCCGATCCGCCGTTGCCGGCGAAGGAGCGCACACGGCCGTCGCGCGCGACCGACGCCGGTGAGACGTCGGTGCGCCGGGCCGGCAGCCGCGCGGGGGTCCGATCCTCCACGGGATCAGGCGAGTCCCGGACGTCGACCGGACGAAACCCGTAG
- a CDS encoding adenylate/guanylate cyclase domain-containing protein, giving the protein MDDDPPGEQTRGPASGPIDWLRIANQHTGVISLVRRARKALPGDPDFGDPLSVAGVGGPRAAARAASRLLDGSAVTREVSLGALQVWQALTERVSGRPANAEVTLVFTDLVGFSAWSLTAGDDATLRLLRRISQVVEPPLLESGGHIVKRMGDGLMAVFADPTTAVRAVLTAREAVKVLEVDDYTPRMRVGVHTGRPQRLGSDWLGVDVNLAARVMERATRGELVVSQAALERIPPEEFDTLGVTARKLRRQLFAPKADGVPPDFAMYRLKPAEAP; this is encoded by the coding sequence GTGGACGACGACCCGCCGGGTGAACAGACACGGGGCCCGGCATCCGGGCCGATCGACTGGTTGCGGATCGCCAACCAACACACCGGTGTCATCTCCCTGGTGCGGCGAGCCCGCAAGGCGTTGCCGGGAGATCCCGACTTCGGCGATCCGCTCTCGGTGGCCGGGGTCGGTGGCCCTCGCGCAGCAGCCCGGGCCGCCAGTCGCCTGCTCGACGGCAGCGCCGTGACCCGCGAGGTGAGCCTGGGGGCACTGCAGGTCTGGCAGGCGCTCACCGAACGCGTCTCGGGTCGGCCGGCCAACGCCGAGGTCACCCTCGTGTTCACCGACCTGGTGGGCTTCTCGGCGTGGTCGCTGACTGCCGGGGACGACGCCACACTGCGCCTGCTGCGGCGTATCTCCCAGGTGGTGGAGCCGCCGCTACTGGAATCGGGCGGTCACATCGTCAAGCGAATGGGTGACGGGCTGATGGCGGTATTCGCCGACCCGACGACGGCCGTGCGTGCGGTGCTGACCGCCCGCGAAGCAGTCAAGGTTCTCGAGGTCGACGACTACACACCGCGGATGCGGGTGGGAGTGCACACCGGCCGTCCGCAGCGTTTGGGCTCGGACTGGCTGGGTGTGGACGTGAACCTGGCGGCGCGCGTGATGGAGCGCGCCACCCGCGGCGAATTGGTGGTCTCGCAGGCGGCTCTGGAGCGGATCCCGCCCGAAGAGTTCGACACCCTGGGTGTGACGGCGCGCAAGCTGCGCAGACAACTGTTCGCTCCCAAGGCCGACGGTGTGCCGCCGGATTTCGCCATGTACCGGCTCAAACCTGCTGAGGCGCCCTAG
- a CDS encoding acyl-CoA dehydrogenase family protein, giving the protein MLEWSDVDIAVRDAVREFVDKEIRPHVDALESGEMEPYPIIRKLFATFGIADMARESLNKRLERLRGGEVTVAKGAGGGMFGAGGSPGMGFVVVSELCRVSMGVVTGMGVSLGLTVPTIMSRGTLAQQERWLPDLVTYDKVGAWAITEPDSGSDAFGGMKSYVTRDPNGSGDYILNGQKTFITNGPDADVVVVYAKLEEGNPSIDKRDRKVLTFVLDKGMPGFVQSKPFHKMGIHSSRTGELFFNDVRLGRDRLLGETEDNSAGDGRESARSSFSAERIGVAAMALGVIEECLRLSVDYAKSRTLWGKEIGQFQLIQLKLANMEVARMNVRNMLFRVIEASEAGQPVSLAEASAIKWYCSQAATDVAMEAVQLFGGNGYMTEYRVEQLARDAKSLMIYAGSNEVQITHVAKGLLRD; this is encoded by the coding sequence ATGCTGGAATGGTCTGACGTTGATATTGCCGTGCGTGACGCGGTCCGCGAGTTCGTCGACAAGGAGATTCGGCCTCATGTCGACGCGCTGGAAAGCGGCGAGATGGAGCCCTACCCGATCATCCGGAAGCTCTTCGCCACGTTCGGCATCGCCGACATGGCCCGCGAATCGCTGAACAAGCGACTCGAGCGGCTGCGCGGCGGAGAGGTGACGGTGGCCAAGGGCGCAGGCGGGGGCATGTTCGGCGCGGGCGGTTCGCCGGGGATGGGCTTCGTGGTGGTCAGTGAGCTCTGCCGGGTCAGCATGGGCGTGGTGACCGGTATGGGCGTCAGCCTCGGTTTGACCGTCCCGACCATCATGAGCCGGGGTACCCTGGCGCAGCAGGAACGCTGGCTGCCGGACCTGGTGACCTACGACAAGGTCGGCGCGTGGGCCATCACCGAACCCGACTCGGGATCGGATGCCTTCGGTGGCATGAAATCCTATGTGACGCGTGACCCCAATGGTTCGGGCGACTACATCCTCAACGGGCAGAAGACATTCATCACCAATGGTCCCGATGCCGACGTGGTGGTGGTCTACGCCAAGCTCGAAGAGGGGAACCCGTCGATCGACAAACGCGACCGCAAGGTCCTGACCTTCGTACTCGACAAGGGCATGCCGGGTTTCGTCCAGTCCAAGCCATTCCACAAGATGGGGATTCACTCCTCCCGCACCGGTGAACTGTTTTTCAATGACGTCCGACTCGGCAGGGATCGACTGCTGGGTGAGACCGAGGACAACAGCGCCGGCGATGGCCGTGAAAGCGCGCGGTCGAGTTTCTCCGCCGAGCGCATCGGGGTGGCTGCGATGGCTCTGGGTGTCATCGAGGAGTGCTTGCGCCTGAGTGTGGATTACGCGAAGTCACGCACGCTGTGGGGCAAGGAGATCGGACAGTTCCAGCTGATCCAGTTGAAGCTGGCCAACATGGAAGTTGCACGAATGAACGTGCGCAACATGCTTTTCCGGGTGATCGAAGCCTCCGAGGCCGGCCAGCCCGTGTCGCTGGCCGAGGCCTCGGCCATCAAGTGGTACTGCTCGCAGGCGGCTACCGACGTCGCGATGGAAGCCGTCCAACTGTTCGGAGGCAACGGCTACATGACCGAGTACCGGGTCGAGCAGTTGGCCCGCGATGCGAAATCGTTGATGATCTACGCCGGGAGCAACGAGGTACAGATCACTCATGTGGCCAAGGGGTTGTTACGCGACTGA
- the pheT gene encoding phenylalanine--tRNA ligase subunit beta, whose translation MRLPYSWLRDVVSVGAPGWDVTPEELEQTFIRIGHEVEEIIRLGPVTGPLVVGRVVEIDELTGFKKPVRAVKVDVGESHPRDIVCGATNFAVDDLVVVALPGAVLPGDFAIATRTTYGRTSDGMICSASELNLGSDHTGILVLPAGTAEPGAPAADVLGLDDVVFDLAITPDRGYCLSVRGMAREVANAYGVDYVDPAFDPARVTPLPAEGEALPVTIDAGTGVLRFGLRPVTGIDPSAVSPWWVQRRLLLSGIRAISPAVDVTNYVMLELGHPMHAHDRSLISGGFRVRFAEMGEKVVTLDDVERTLDAADVLIVDDVATAAIGGVMGAGTTEVRDSTTDVLLEAAVWDPAAVSRTQRRLRLYSEAGRRYERTVDPAVSVAALDRCAALLAEIAGGTVEPTLTDWRGEPPRSNWSPPAVTIAADLPDRTAGVVYPAGTTEQRLRQIGSEVTVDGDQVSVVPPSWRPDLRQPADLVEEVMRLEGLDVIPSVLPAAPAGRGLTAVQKRRRAIGKSLALSGFVEVLPTPFLPAGVFEQWGLPADDVRRNTTHVLNPLEADRPQLATTLLPGLFEALSRNVSRGSVDVALFAIAQVVEPTSETRAVERIPNDRRPTEDEIAMLDASLPHQPQHVAAVLAGLRELAGPWGPGRRVEPADAFEAVRVVGRAAGVDFVFRAAEYLPWHPGRCAELLIGEQVVGHAGQLHPAVVERSGLPKGTCAIEIDLDAVPITERLPAPGVSPFPAVFQDVALIVEGSVAAQSVIDTVRDGAGPLLEDVRLFDVYTGPQIGEHRKSLALALRFRAPDRTLTEDEASAMRDAAVEAAARRHGAVQRK comes from the coding sequence ATGCGCCTCCCGTACAGCTGGCTGCGCGACGTGGTGTCGGTGGGCGCCCCCGGTTGGGACGTCACGCCCGAGGAGCTTGAGCAGACGTTCATCCGGATCGGACACGAAGTCGAGGAAATCATCCGACTCGGACCCGTCACCGGACCACTGGTGGTGGGCAGGGTCGTCGAGATTGACGAATTGACCGGCTTCAAGAAGCCCGTCCGCGCGGTCAAGGTCGACGTCGGTGAAAGTCATCCGCGCGACATCGTCTGCGGTGCAACTAATTTCGCGGTCGACGACCTGGTCGTGGTCGCCCTTCCCGGCGCCGTGCTGCCCGGCGACTTCGCCATCGCCACCCGCACCACCTATGGGCGCACCTCCGACGGGATGATCTGCTCGGCTTCGGAGCTCAACCTCGGCTCCGATCACACCGGGATTCTGGTGCTGCCGGCGGGTACCGCCGAACCCGGCGCGCCCGCGGCCGACGTGCTCGGGCTCGACGATGTGGTCTTCGACCTCGCGATCACCCCGGACCGGGGCTATTGCCTGTCGGTGCGTGGGATGGCCCGTGAGGTCGCCAACGCCTACGGCGTCGACTACGTCGACCCCGCCTTCGACCCGGCGCGAGTCACGCCGCTGCCGGCCGAGGGGGAAGCGCTGCCGGTGACCATCGACGCCGGCACCGGCGTGCTGCGCTTCGGTCTGCGACCGGTCACCGGGATCGATCCAAGCGCGGTGTCGCCGTGGTGGGTTCAGCGTCGGCTTCTGCTCAGTGGCATCCGGGCCATCTCGCCGGCGGTCGACGTGACGAACTACGTGATGCTCGAACTGGGTCATCCGATGCACGCCCATGATCGATCGCTGATATCGGGCGGGTTCCGGGTCCGGTTCGCCGAAATGGGGGAGAAGGTCGTCACACTCGATGACGTCGAACGCACACTGGATGCCGCCGACGTGCTGATCGTCGACGACGTCGCCACCGCGGCAATCGGCGGCGTCATGGGGGCGGGGACCACCGAGGTGCGTGACAGCACCACCGACGTCCTGCTCGAGGCCGCGGTGTGGGACCCCGCCGCCGTGTCCCGCACCCAGCGACGCCTACGGCTCTACAGTGAGGCAGGACGGCGCTACGAGCGCACCGTCGATCCGGCGGTGTCGGTGGCCGCACTGGACCGCTGCGCAGCGCTGCTGGCTGAGATCGCCGGTGGCACAGTCGAACCGACACTGACCGACTGGCGGGGCGAGCCGCCGCGCAGCAACTGGTCGCCCCCGGCGGTCACCATCGCAGCCGACCTGCCCGACCGGACCGCCGGGGTTGTTTATCCCGCCGGCACCACCGAGCAGCGGCTGCGCCAGATCGGCTCCGAGGTGACCGTTGACGGCGATCAGGTCTCCGTCGTGCCGCCCAGCTGGCGCCCTGATCTGCGCCAACCCGCGGATCTGGTCGAAGAGGTGATGCGCCTGGAGGGCCTCGACGTAATCCCGTCGGTGTTGCCGGCCGCTCCTGCCGGACGGGGCTTGACAGCCGTCCAGAAGCGCCGCCGGGCGATCGGTAAGTCGTTGGCGCTCAGCGGGTTCGTCGAGGTGCTGCCCACGCCGTTCCTGCCTGCCGGGGTCTTCGAGCAGTGGGGGTTGCCGGCTGACGATGTCCGCCGCAACACCACCCACGTCCTCAACCCGCTCGAGGCCGACCGCCCCCAACTGGCCACCACGTTGTTGCCGGGCCTGTTCGAGGCACTGTCGCGCAACGTCTCCCGCGGATCGGTCGACGTGGCTTTGTTCGCCATCGCCCAGGTGGTCGAGCCCACCAGCGAGACTCGTGCGGTCGAGCGCATCCCCAACGACCGGCGGCCCACCGAGGATGAAATCGCGATGCTCGACGCGTCGCTGCCGCACCAGCCTCAGCACGTCGCGGCGGTGCTGGCCGGCTTGCGCGAGCTTGCCGGACCGTGGGGTCCGGGTCGTCGCGTCGAGCCCGCCGATGCCTTCGAGGCTGTCCGGGTCGTCGGCCGCGCTGCCGGCGTGGACTTCGTATTCCGAGCTGCCGAGTATCTGCCGTGGCATCCGGGGCGCTGCGCGGAGTTGCTGATCGGCGAGCAGGTGGTCGGCCATGCGGGGCAGTTGCACCCGGCGGTGGTCGAACGGTCGGGCCTGCCAAAGGGTACTTGCGCGATCGAGATCGACCTCGACGCCGTGCCGATCACCGAGCGGTTACCGGCGCCGGGCGTGTCGCCGTTCCCTGCGGTGTTCCAGGATGTCGCCCTGATCGTCGAGGGCAGCGTGGCGGCGCAAAGCGTGATCGACACGGTCCGCGACGGGGCCGGCCCGTTGTTGGAGGACGTGCGACTGTTCGACGTCTACACCGGCCCGCAGATCGGTGAACACCGCAAGTCACTGGCATTGGCGCTGCGGTTCCGGGCCCCCGACCGGACCCTGACCGAAGACGAGGCCAGCGCCATGCGCGACGCTGCGGTCGAGGCGGCGGCCCGCCGGCACGGAGCCGTCCAGCGCAAGTAA
- the argC gene encoding N-acetyl-gamma-glutamyl-phosphate reductase, which translates to MLAMTSVAVAGASGYAGGEILRLLLGHPAYTEGRLTIGALTAAASAGSVLGEHHPHLWPLADRVLEPTEIGALAGHDVVFLGLPHGHSGPLAEQLGPDTLVIDCGADFRLTDAQVWQRFYGSDHAGSWPYGLPELPGGRDRLRNTKRVAVPGCYPTAALLALWPALAEGLIEPAVSVVAVSGTSGAGRSAKVDLLGAEVIGSARAYNIGGKHRHTPEIAQGLTAVSGAPVSVSFTPVLIPTSRGILATCTARTTSSLSQLRAAYEKAYGGEPFVRLLADGQLPRTGSVIGSNAAHLAVALDEDAQTFVAIAAIDNLVKGTGGAAVQSMNLALGWPETAGLSTVGVAP; encoded by the coding sequence ATGTTGGCCATGACCTCCGTCGCCGTCGCCGGTGCCAGCGGGTACGCCGGTGGCGAGATCCTCCGCCTGCTCCTCGGCCACCCGGCTTACACCGAGGGTCGGCTGACCATCGGTGCGCTGACCGCTGCGGCCAGCGCCGGATCGGTTCTGGGTGAGCACCATCCGCACCTGTGGCCGCTGGCTGATCGCGTGCTCGAACCTACCGAGATCGGTGCCCTGGCCGGTCATGACGTCGTGTTCCTCGGGTTGCCGCACGGGCATTCCGGCCCGCTGGCCGAACAGCTCGGTCCCGACACGCTGGTCATCGACTGCGGCGCCGACTTTCGGCTCACCGATGCCCAGGTGTGGCAGCGCTTCTACGGCTCTGACCACGCGGGCAGCTGGCCCTACGGACTGCCTGAACTGCCCGGCGGACGGGACCGACTGCGCAACACCAAGCGCGTCGCCGTGCCCGGCTGCTACCCGACCGCGGCGCTGCTGGCACTGTGGCCGGCGTTGGCCGAAGGGTTGATCGAGCCGGCGGTCTCCGTCGTAGCGGTCAGCGGCACCTCCGGAGCGGGCCGATCCGCGAAGGTCGATCTGCTGGGGGCTGAGGTGATCGGTTCGGCCCGGGCCTACAACATTGGTGGTAAGCACCGCCACACCCCCGAGATCGCTCAGGGTTTGACCGCGGTGTCCGGCGCGCCGGTCAGCGTGTCCTTCACCCCGGTCCTCATCCCGACGTCGCGGGGCATCCTGGCAACCTGCACCGCGCGGACCACCAGTTCGCTGTCCCAGCTGCGGGCCGCATACGAAAAAGCCTATGGTGGCGAGCCGTTCGTGCGTCTGCTCGCCGACGGGCAGCTGCCCAGGACCGGTTCGGTGATCGGCAGCAATGCCGCACACCTGGCGGTGGCGCTGGATGAGGACGCTCAGACCTTCGTCGCCATCGCCGCCATCGACAACCTGGTCAAAGGCACGGGCGGAGCTGCCGTGCAGTCGATGAACCTCGCGCTCGGATGGCCGGAGACGGCCGGGTTGTCGACGGTCGGAGTCGCGCCGTGA